The Hyphomonas sediminis genome contains the following window.
TTTCAACAATGCCTGGCCGTTTCCCACACGCGGTGTCATCAACCGTGCCATCAAATCCTTCCAGCCCGACATCATCGAATACTGGATGGGCCGCGCCGGGCAGTTCGCGCCCAAGGCGTATCGCAACCGCTCGATCGCTTGGTATGGCGGCTATTACAAGCTCGCCCGCTTTACCAATTGCGAATGGCATGTCGGCCTGACGATTGATCTTCTCCGCCATATCCGGGAGCAGGGGGTCGCGGAGGATCGCTCCGCCATCATCCATACGTATGCGGATTTCACCGGTTCGGCCCCGGCAGACCGCGCCGCGCTGAACACGCCGGCAGACGCCCCGGTCGCCCTCGCTCTCGCGCGCCTTCACGAGAAAAAAGGCCTCGACACCCTGCTCGACGCGACGGCGAAAGTGCCCGGCCTCTATGTGTGGATCGCTGGCGAAGGCCCGCTGGAAGCTGAACTCAAAGCGCATTGCACGCGCCTTGGCCTTGACGACCGCGTGCGCTTCCTCGGCTGGCGGAATGATCGCGGCGCGCTTCTGGAAGCCTGCGATGTTGTGGCGTTT
Protein-coding sequences here:
- a CDS encoding glycosyltransferase, whose amino-acid sequence is MRVMHVMAGAAEGGAENIMLESVLALGEAGHTQHVVTRPDNQFRISQFRDAGIGVDTASFNNAWPFPTRGVINRAIKSFQPDIIEYWMGRAGQFAPKAYRNRSIAWYGGYYKLARFTNCEWHVGLTIDLLRHIREQGVAEDRSAIIHTYADFTGSAPADRAALNTPADAPVALALARLHEKKGLDTLLDATAKVPGLYVWIAGEGPLEAELKAHCTRLGLDDRVRFLGWRNDRGALLEACDVVAFPSRYEPFGTVTVDAWAASRPLVAADAVGPAAYVKNEINGLLIPKNDVDALATALSRVITDKDLAARIVAGGRESYEAQFNKAAFQRDSQAFYERILAHAGPFKA